TTCGACGCCGCCGGCGGCTGGCCCGGCCACTTCTGCCTCTTCCACGAAGGCATCGACCTGGCCTGGAAGCTCCGGGACCAGGGCGGCACCGGCCGCTACCTGCCGGACATCGTCGTCCACCACCCAGCGACCAACCCGGCCCGCCATGACCGCTTCTACCGGCTCAACGCACGCAACCGCGTCTGGCTCGCCCGGCGCAACCTCCCCGCGCCCCTGATCCCCTCAACCTTGCCGCGTTCGTGCTGCTCAGCCTCTGGCGGTTCCGCCACAAGGCCGCTCTGCGCGCTATCGTCGCCGGCTTCCGGGGAAGGCATGTGCGAGAGCCAAGGGCGCCGTACGCCCATGAGCCGGCGCACGGTCGCCCGCCTCACCCGCGCTGGCCGGCCGCCGATCGTGTGAAGCCCGGCCGGAGGCAGACAAGCCAGATTCACAGGAGGTCAGAAACGGCCTCCAGCGCGGCGGGCCAGGGGTAGGTGGAGGGGTCGCCCTGGCCGGGATCGTTCGGCACGAACCCTCCTTCGCCATAGACCAGGCGGACCCCGGAAGCGCGCAGCGTCTCGATCGACCGTTCCCACTGGGGGTGGGCGGTATAGGCGCTGTTGACGCACGGCATCATCGCGATCGGGATGCCTTTGCCGATTCCTTCGGCGACCACGCCGACGAGCCATTTGTCCGTGATGCCGAGCGCGCAGGAGTTCACGGTGTTGAAGGTGGCGGGTGCGACCAGGACAGCGTCCGGCGTCGGCCATACGTCCGGGTCCCCGGGCAGTCGGTAGTCCCACCGCACGGGCCGGCCCGTGAGCGCTGCCAGACCGTCCAGGGACGCGTGGAGCCAGCGAGCCGCCGTCGGGGTGAGCCCCAGACAGACGTCCCAGCCGGCGGCCTGCGCCTCCTCGATGACCCGGGCGATGTCGAAGACCGGAGGCGCCGCGCTGCTGAACAGGTACAAGGTCCGCGTCATGGGCCTATCCGATCACACGGACTCGTCCCCACACCAAGGGAGTCGGGGGCCACATCGGCCCGCTCCCATCAGAGGGCGGGCCATCGGGCAGTGCGGGTCAGCGGCTGGCGCCCTCGGGCCACAGCACGCGGACGGGGACGCCGGTACGTTCGGCATACGCAACGACGTCCGCCGTCCCACCGTACGCCCACGCCGGTTTGCCGTCCCACACCGCCGACAGCTCGTCCACCAGGCCGACGAGGATCTCGGATCCGGCCTGGTGCGCCTGTGACGTGGACTGGGTCATGCCGCCCTCGGGGACGTCAGCCGCGCGGGAGAGCAGCGCGTCGTACGCGGCGTGATGCCACTCGGGCAGGTTCTCGCGGTACTCCCTGGCCGGAATGACCACCTCCAGACGACCGCCCGCATCCAGCACCGCCTCGGCGAACCAGGCATCGGGGCCGTCCGCGATACACGACACCGCGACCAGCTCGCTGGGCTCGTACGCGGCAACGGCCTCGGCCAGGAGCACGCGCACCCGCTCCTCGACCTCGGTACTCAGCCCGCGGTGCCCAGTGATCCCCACCCTCATCCCGTCACCGTGAGGGTACGGCGGAAGGCACGCGCCCGCTCGACGATCCGCCCGGACCGGTACTTGAGGCCGGCCTCCAGCCGCCCGCCAGCGAGGTGTGTCAGCGTGGGACTCGCTGTCCTGCTTTGCAGCGGTGCTGGCCAGTCGCAGGATCGACCTCCAGGGGGACGTTCCCCCGATCCCGCCGCCCCTGGCCTTGTTGGTGAGCAGGTTCATCGGCAGAGGCCGTGGGAAGCATGTTTCAGCGGTTGCGCGTGAAGGTGTCGAGTTCACAGCTGTCGGGGTCACCGACGTATCCGTAGAGGTATGGGGTCTCGCGACTGCCGCTGACGTAAAGACCGTCTCCGTAGTACCCACCGTTGACGTCGCTGTCCCAGTAGCCGCTGATTTTGTGGAAGGTGAAGGAGACAGGCCAGCCGGAGTCGTCAGCGGTAGTCAGCTGCCAAGTTCCGCTTCCGGTTCTGCTCTGCGGGTCACCGGTGGCTTCTTCAAGACTTGCGGGCCACCCGAGTGTGGTGAACGTCCGGTCGTTGCTGAGAGTCAAGCGTCCGACAGCGCTTTGATAGGTGCCGACCAGATCCTGCGTGCTGATTCCCCCCGGCCGCTGACCCGCCCCTGGGCATGGGGAGTAGCGGCCGCAGCCAGTCGCGCTGGCCGATGCCGCCAGGATCAGCGTGCATGCCATACCGAACAGTCTTCGGTTCATATCCCGCCCCCACCCAAGAGACTTATCTCGTTGCAGTCTCCCAGTGAGCCTCTCGGGCCCTGCGCGGGTCTCGCTTGTCGAGAGCTTGAATACGCGCCGAGAGCGATAGCTTCAGCCGTCGCTCTCACCACGAGGTCGCTCTCGTCAGGCCGCGGCCGCTTTGCGCTTGGCTGTGGTGCTGGCGAGACGGAAGGACAAATCCCGCCCGGGCCCGTGGTCCCGCTCGCATACGATGCGCCCGTGGTCTCCGTCGTCTAGCGGCCGAGGACACCGGTCTCCGGTTCGCCCGGAATCGGAAACCCGGGTTCGAATCCCGGTGGCGACCACCTCCCTCCCCCGATGGCGCGGGGTCGCGTGCGATCACACGACAGGGCTGCATAGCCTGGGGGCCTGTAGGTTCCAGTTCCGTGTCATGCGGCGCCGCCGTGACCTGCGGTTCTATCCGGCGTCTCACGCCGCATCATCCGTCGGCTGTATCAGGTCCGTGTCATTTCCCGGGCTCTCGTGTTCGCTGCAAGCCCCGGCTCAGCACCAGACGGTGATCACGTCGGCCTGCCGTACCACCGAGGAACCCTGCGCGTTGAAGGACACGGTCCACGGCTTCTTGTCTGAACGGGTGGGCGAGCCGCCGCCTCTTCCGACGGGCCAGCCGTCTGCGGTCGCGAAAAGCAGGTTGCCCACGAACATCCCGAGCGTCTTCGCCGACGAGCGCCTGCGGGACTACGGACAGGTTGATCAGCCCATAATTGCAGTCAGTGCCGAGCGACCGGCACATCGCACTCACCTCGGGTGCACTCACCGCGATCGGAGAGCACCGTGAAGAACAGGGCGTTGTGGCGTGTAGTTGACAACGAGAGTGGTAGCCAGTCCATCGTCAGCACGCCCTCCGAGGCGGTCGCGTTTGTCAATAGCCGGTTCGACACCGATGACGACGTCGAGCCGTTCAGCATCACCGAGGTCGGTCCTCTCCTTCCGAAGCCGCTCGGGGTCATCACCGCATGGGCCGCCGAGAAGGACGGCGAGCGAACCGACGGGCGTACTGCCCCGATCACCATCAGGCCGGTTGTGACGGACAACGCCAGCGAGTGCGATGACGTCGTGGTCTGGGGCGACGTGTACGTCTCCTGGGACCACGACATGTACGCCGTCGAGGGGCCGGACGGCTCCGAGTACAGCGAGGCTTACAGCGCGACCAAGTTGATCGCGATCCTCGACGAGTACGCCGGCGACTACGAGTACGCGCCTGAAGGGCCCGACAGTCACAGGTGGCCAAGACCGGAAGAGTTGATCACCTACGGTGCCCAGGAGTGCGCCAAGCGGTTCGGGCACCTCGACGACGACGCCCTGTTGTGGCTCGCTGCCACCCGCATCACGCTCGCCGTGTGGCGCAACACACCCGTCGAGAACTGGCATGCCGGGAAGAGTCCGCTGCACGACGGCACGATGATGCGGATCAACACGGCAACCACCCGACTCGTGCGCTCGATGCTGTCGTTCGACCATGTCGACTGGATCGGTCTCGGTCTCGCGATCGTCAACCCGTCCCGGGTGCTGCCGACCGGGCAGTCCGTGCTCGAGCTCGGGCTGGCCTGCCACAACCCTGACGACCCGGCGCACGACGTTGATCCGCGAGAAGAACTCGCGGAGATGGCGCAGGTCGCGATCTCATGGGGGCGAAGGTACTGCCTTCACGAGAAGGAGTTCGGCCTGCGAACCCTGATCGAATCCTTCGGTGCGTCCGACAACGGCTGCTTCGGAGCACCGAGTTGGGGGCGCATCGTCGATCGGTTCCTTACGGCTGTCGACGACCGGGAGAATGCGCACTGGCGCATGCGCCAAGACGAGCCTTGGTTCGACGAGTGGTTCACCAACCGGCCGGCCGACATCGCGGACACCACGGAATTCCGTCGGCTGCTTCTTGCCGGGCCTGACTTGCTTTCCGAGGAGGCCGCCGAATGGTGCGTGGATGGTGCCATCGGCTACGTCTGCCAGGACGACCACGCGAACGACTGCCGGCGGTGCGGTATCCCGCTGGCAACGGAGACTCCAGACGAGTGAACGTGGGCAGTCTCCTCCGCGAGCGCTACGTTCGCGTCCGCGTGAAAGGTCCACGCCGGACCTGAGGCAAGGCCACCGAATGAGTGACGGTAGTGGCCAGCAACGAGGCGAAGGCCCAGAGGTAGCCGGCTGGTTGAGTCGGTCGTTCTCCACCCATCGTCTGGTGATGGCGGACTTCTTGCCGGAAGCGCGGGTGATGGGTGAGGAGCCGGCGTAGGCCTTCAGGCCCCGGGCGTCGGCAAACCGGTTGCGGTCGTCGCCGAGATCGGCCAGGACACGGGCGGCAAGCTGGATGCCGAGGCCGCCAAAGCTCAGCAGGATCTCGGCGTCCGGGTGCTGCGGGAAGGGCTCTTCCACCGCCTCAGCGAGCTGGTCGGCGGCGGTGCAGGCGGCATCCAGCCGGATCAGGAGGGCGAGCATCTGCTCGCCGAGCGCATCCTCGACCAGCGGCGGCTGGTGGGCCCACTCGCCGCGGAAGACCTTGCGGAGGCGCTCGGCCTCGGCTTCGATGCCGCGCTGGCGGCCGGCTCGCTTGAGGGTGGCCTGGATCCGGGTGCGGGTCAGCCGTGCGGCCCGGGCCGGGGTCGAGGCGGGCTCGAGGAGTTCGCGGGCCTCGGGACGGCACAGGCCGTCGGTCCAGACGGTGAAGGCCGCCAGGGAGGCGGGGTCGTACTCGCGCAGCAGGGACCGGAGCTGGTTGGCGAGCTGCTGCCTGTTCCACAGCGAGTCCTGCTGGGCGCGGCAGGACGGCGATCGCTCGTCCTGGGTCGGAGTCCTCGGGCAGGGGCCGGTGGGCGTGCATGTCGGTGCGGAGGATGTTCGCCAGGACCAGGGCGTCGCCGGCGCGAGGCGGAGTGGCCGTCGCGGTAGTGGGCGGCGGCCATCGGGTTGATCGCGAAAACCTGCCGCTTGCCGGTCCGCAGCTCGGCGACGAGCAGGCTGCGGGAGGTCTCGGTCGCGACCGGGATCGGGGTCTCCTCGGTGTCGCCGTACTCGGCCGGCAGGTCCAGCAGGATCCTGTAGCCGTCCGCCTCGTCGGTGATGTGCCGCTTGGCCCGCAGCAGGCCGGTGTCGTCGACCAGGGCGACGTCGTGGGTGCGTTCCGCCCAGTCGATTCCGCAGTAGATCAAGGTTCCCCTCCCCAGAGTTCGGTGTGTGCGCCGTTCACGAGCGCATGCGGGCCACGCAGCGACCTCACTCGGTCTATGCGGGAGCTCGGGCGGCTCGGGCGTATCAAGAAGTCACCGTGCGGCGGGCTCGCACCACGCACACCAACGAGTGATCAAGGCCGTAGGTGTTGACGGCGATGGCAGTCACGTAGGCGCTGAACGCCGTCGTTCTACACATAGACGTTGATCGCCTGGGTCTCGCAGGACATCCACCCAGCGCCCACGTGACCGCCACCGCCCTGAGCACCACGATCGTGCACCGATCTACGTTGAGGCCTCGACGGCCCGGCTGCACCTGGATGTCACGGTCTGGTACGCGAACGCTCCGAGAAGCCCATGCTCCTGCGGAACGCTCATAACTACGGATTAGGGTCTCGCCGCTCGTGGAACAGGTCGTGCGCGGAGCAGCGACTCGTCCGCTGTCTCAGGTCGACGGCACAGCCGATCAGTCTCACGTGTGCGGCATCTCCTCGTGGTGCCTGCTCACCGGGTGTTTCCCAACCCTGGACACACCTGCTCCAAGCGGGGCTCAGAGCTGGTGGTCATCCCTGTGGCGGCCGAGGCTGTGGCCGAAGCGTTCGGAGATGGCCGGCATCAGGCTCTGGCCTTCGCCGGGCCGGTCCAGGCCGAAGACGTAGCCGGGGAAGTCGAGCTCCTTCTGCACTTCCCAGATCCCCTTGTGGTCCTCCGGCGGGAGGAT
The Streptomyces roseofulvus genome window above contains:
- a CDS encoding flavoprotein, giving the protein MTRTLYLFSSAAPPVFDIARVIEEAQAAGWDVCLGLTPTAARWLHASLDGLAALTGRPVRWDYRLPGDPDVWPTPDAVLVAPATFNTVNSCALGITDKWLVGVVAEGIGKGIPIAMMPCVNSAYTAHPQWERSIETLRASGVRLVYGEGGFVPNDPGQGDPSTYPWPAALEAVSDLL